A genomic stretch from Empedobacter stercoris includes:
- a CDS encoding UbiA prenyltransferase family protein → MEQKVQNRVIENIFFSNFFLILLSIALNIETNIKIGLPLNSIAYYSFISSITVLFYLYAYRVPKQVKASQNPRIQFYIDHRKNIRYFTYFLLVVAFCSGSILAIRCLPNYDILSWKWFFVLFFTALLSFGYYDLKLGISLRKTMLLKPFLIGWTWAITTVFLPVLFLMLKNKTHYMIDAKFYFLFSQTFMYCVVNAILFDLKDYEDDNNRNLKTFVVKYGYHFTLNRIILPLIFLGFLSFVLFGIWYDLPLHRILFMLIPIICLAIFTVRLHRPKPILYYLIAIDGMIFFKAICGILSVILFEAMFKL, encoded by the coding sequence ATGGAACAAAAAGTACAAAATCGAGTAATCGAAAACATCTTTTTTTCTAATTTTTTTTTAATTCTACTTTCAATAGCTTTGAATATTGAAACGAATATTAAAATTGGTTTACCACTTAATTCGATAGCATATTATTCTTTTATTAGTTCCATCACGGTTTTATTTTATTTGTACGCTTATCGTGTTCCAAAACAAGTAAAAGCATCTCAAAATCCTCGTATTCAATTCTATATTGATCACCGAAAAAATATTCGATATTTTACTTATTTTTTACTTGTTGTCGCTTTTTGTTCAGGCTCAATTTTGGCAATCAGATGTTTACCAAATTATGATATTTTATCTTGGAAATGGTTTTTTGTTTTATTCTTTACAGCATTGTTGTCTTTCGGTTATTATGATTTGAAATTGGGAATTTCGTTGAGAAAAACGATGTTATTGAAACCTTTTTTAATTGGTTGGACATGGGCAATTACGACTGTTTTTTTACCTGTTTTATTCTTGATGTTAAAAAATAAAACACATTATATGATCGATGCAAAATTCTATTTTCTATTTTCTCAGACTTTTATGTATTGTGTTGTAAATGCAATTTTGTTTGATTTGAAAGATTATGAAGACGATAACAATCGAAATTTGAAAACATTTGTAGTGAAATATGGTTATCATTTTACATTAAATCGTATCATTTTACCTTTGATCTTTTTAGGTTTTTTAAGTTTTGTCCTTTTTGGTATTTGGTATGATTTGCCATTGCATCGAATTTTATTTATGTTAATCCCGATAATTTGTTTGGCAATTTTTACAGTGAGACTTCATCGTCCAAAACCTATTTTGTATTATTTAATTGCGATTGATGGAATGATTTTTTTCAAAGCAATTTGTGGAATTTTAAGCGTAATTTTATTTGAAGCCATGTTCAAGTTATAA